Proteins encoded in a region of the Raphanus sativus cultivar WK10039 unplaced genomic scaffold, ASM80110v3 Scaffold0513, whole genome shotgun sequence genome:
- the LOC108847250 gene encoding 6,7-dimethyl-8-ribityllumazine synthase, chloroplastic gives MKSLASPPCLRLTPTSRPHLHPPQSSCFPSVIKSSSLSFSSSASGFASPLAVEKELRSSVVTEAVRHVTGSLMRGEGLRFAIVVARFNEVVTKLLLEGAIETFKKYSVREEDIQVIWVPGSFEIGVVAQNLGKSGNFDAVLCIGAVIRGDTTHYDAVANSAASGVLSAGINSGVPCIFGVLTCEDMDQALNRSGGKAGNKGAETALTALEMASLFEHHLK, from the exons ATGAAGTCGTTAGCATCGCCGCCGTGCCTCCGCCTAACTCCGACGTCACGCCCTCATCTCCACCCACCTCAATCGTCTTGTTTCCCTTCTGTAATCAAATCCAGTAGCCTATCATTCTCCTCATCCGCATCCG GTTTCGCGTCACCACTCGCTGTAGAGAAGGAGCTACGCTCGTCGGTGGTGACGGAAGCTGTTCGACATGTCACCGGGTCGCTTATGAGAGGGGAAGGTCTTCGATTCGCCATC GTTGTTGCTCGTTTCAACGAGGTTGTGACGAAGTTGCTTCTGGAAGGAGCCATCGAAACTTTCAAGAAGTATTCAGTCAGAGAAGAAGACATCCAA GTTATATGGGTTCCTGGCAGCTTTGAGATTGGCGTTGTTGCACAAAACCTTGGGAAATCAGGAAACTTCGATGCCGTTTTATGTATTGGTGCTGTG ATAAGAGGAGATACCACACATTATGATGCTGTTGCCAACTCTGCTGCATCTGGAGTACTTTCTGCTGGCATCAACTCAG GTGTTCCATGCATATTTGGTGTACTGACATGCGAGGACATGGATCAG GCACTGAATCGATCTGGTGGCAAAGCCGGAAACAAGGGAGCTGAAACTGCTTTGACGGCG CTCGAGATGGCGTCGTTGTTTGAGCACCACCTGAAATAG
- the LOC108844633 gene encoding 4-hydroxy-tetrahydrodipicolinate reductase 1, chloroplastic: MATANWLTASPSVFLTRQVNSPVSFASRTNQTPCRSRVSFQGCVKRRIPVVLSMPATEGSGVVAVKSVLPGNGISIMVNGCSGKMGKAVIKAADSAGVNIVPTSFGSAAEAGQTVEVCGKEITVYGPAEREKVLSSVFEKHPELIVVDYTIPSAVNDNAELYSRVGVPFVMGTTGGDRNKLYVTVEEAKIYAVISPQMGKQVVAFLAAMEIMAEQFPGAFSGYSLEVMESHQASKLDASGTAKAVISCFQELGVSYDMDQIQLIRDPKQQVEMVGVPEEHVSGHAFHLYHLTSPDKTVSFEFQHNVCGRSIYAEGTVDAVLFLAKKIRLKSEQRIFNMIDVLREGNMR, translated from the exons ATGGCTACGGCGAACTG GCTCACGGCGTCTCCAAGTGTGTTCCTTACTCGTCAAGTGAACTCTCCTGTCTCATTTGCTTCTAGAACCAATCAGACTCCATGTAGAAGCCGTGTTAGTTTTCAGGGCTGTGTGAAACGTCGTATTCCGGTGGTTTTATCCATGCCGGCAACGGAGGGTTCCGGTGTGGTGGCCGTGAAGTCTGTTTTGCCTGGAAATGGCATATCCATCATG GTGAATGGATGCAGTGGCAAAATGGGGAAGGCTGTGATCAAAGCAGCAGACTCTGCAGGAGTCAACATCGTTCCCACATCGTTTGGATCTGCTGCTGAGGCTGGTCAGACTGTTGAGGTGTGTGGAAAAGAGATTACTGTGTACGGTCctgcagagagagagaaggttCTTTCTTCTGTGTTTGAGAAGCACCCGGAGCTGATTGTTGTCGACTACACAATCCCATCTGCAGTCAATG ATAATGCGGAGCTGTACAGCAGAGTAGGTGTTCCTTTCGTGATGGGAACAACTGGTGGAGACAGGAACAAACTGTATGTAACTGTTGAAGAAGCGAAGATTTACGCTGTGATTTCCCCACAGATGGGTAAACAA GTTGTTGCATTTCTTGCGGCCATGGAGATTATGGCTGAGCAGTTTCCAGGAGCCTTTTCTGGTTACTCCTTGGAG GTGATGGAGTCTCATCAAGCTAGCAAATTGGATGCATCAGGAACAGCAAAAGCTGTTATCTCTTGCTTCCAGGAACTGGGAGTGTCTTACGACATGGATCAG ATACAATTGATTAGGGATCCTAAACAGCAAGTTGAGATGGTTGGGGTTCCTGAAGAGCATGTCTCTGGCCACGCTTTCCATCTCTATCACTTGACATCACCTGATAAAAC tgtCTCCTTTGAGTTCCAACACAACGTCTGTGGCAGATCAATATACGCTGAGGGAACTGTCGATGCTGTGCTTTTCCTTGCCAAAAAG ATTCGATTGAAATCAGAGCAGCGAATCTTCAACATGATTGATGTTTTGAGAGAGGGAAACATGCGTTGA